One part of the Arabidopsis thaliana chromosome 1 sequence genome encodes these proteins:
- a CDS encoding uncharacterized protein (unknown protein; FUNCTIONS IN: molecular_function unknown; INVOLVED IN: biological_process unknown; LOCATED IN: endomembrane system; BEST Arabidopsis thaliana protein match is: unknown protein (TAIR:AT3G13480.1); Has 35333 Blast hits to 34131 proteins in 2444 species: Archae - 798; Bacteria - 22429; Metazoa - 974; Fungi - 991; Plants - 531; Viruses - 0; Other Eukaryotes - 9610 (source: NCBI BLink).) — protein MINCLKDSIHVLMSVLLSTSDDDDDHEEILEHVDGLTNAEDREEVDAKEEEGQIVGDTLTLKSSLRKVDSNSTEAEKREKKKVQWVDVIGKELAEIREFEPSDEDDIDSDRGKTCVCIIL, from the exons ATGATCAACTGTTTAAAAGACTCAATACATGTTTTGATGAGTGTTTTGCTTT CCactagtgatgatgatgatgatcatgaagAGATTCTCGAACATGTGGATGGTCTTACGAATGCTGAGGATAGAGAAGAAGTAGAtgcaaaggaagaagaaggtcaaATTGTTGGGGACACTCTCACTCTCAAAAGTAGTCTTCGAAAGGTTGATTCAAATTCAACAGAAGCTGagaagagggagaagaagaaggtacaATGGGTGGATGTGATTGGGAAGGAACTTGCTGAGATTCGAGAATTTGAACCTAG tgatgaagatgatattGATTCTGATCGAGGCAAAACCTGTGTTTGTATTATCCTGTGA
- a CDS encoding DNA/RNA-binding protein Kin17, conserved region (DNA/RNA-binding protein Kin17, conserved region; FUNCTIONS IN: zinc ion binding; INVOLVED IN: biological_process unknown; LOCATED IN: intracellular; EXPRESSED IN: 24 plant structures; EXPRESSED DURING: 15 growth stages; CONTAINS InterPro DOMAIN/s: Zinc finger, C2H2-like (InterPro:IPR015880), DNA/RNA-binding protein Kin17, conserved region (InterPro:IPR019447), KOW (InterPro:IPR005824); BEST Arabidopsis thaliana protein match is: DNA/RNA-binding protein Kin17, conserved region (TAIR:AT5G51795.1); Has 1885 Blast hits to 1561 proteins in 251 species: Archae - 4; Bacteria - 25; Metazoa - 715; Fungi - 242; Plants - 160; Viruses - 13; Other Eukaryotes - 726 (source: NCBI BLink).) yields MGKNDFLTPKAIANRIKAKGLQKLRWYCQMCQKQCRDENGFKCHCMSESHQRQMQVFGQNPTRVVDGYSEEFEQTFLDLMRRSHRFSRIAATVVYNEYINDRHHVHMNSTEWATLTEFIKHLGKTGKCKVEETPKGWFITYIDRDSETLFKERLKNKRVKSDLAEEEKQEREIQRQIERAAEKLNGGGGEGETSGNDEVVDDGDDERKKDEDLRLKSGVKVGFALGGGVKQVATGKERGESSKLLFGDEENDKVERGEKRKRSGDSGRSEKERRSALDELMKEEEKKKERMNRKDYWLFEGIIVKVMSKALAEKGYYKQKGVVKKVIDNYVGEIKMLDSKHVLRVDQKELETVLPQIGGMVKIVNGAYRGSNARLLGVDTEKFCAKVQIEKGVYDGRVIKSIEYEDICKLA; encoded by the coding sequence ATGGGTAAGAACGATTTTCTAACCCCAAAGGCGATTGCGAATCGAATTAAAGCCAAAGGACTTCAAAAGCTTCGATGGTATTGTCAGATGTGTCAGAAACAATGCCGAGACGAGAATGGATTCAAGTGTCATTGTATGAGCGAATCTCACCAGAGGCAGATGCAAGTTTTTGGGCAGAATCCGACTCGTGTTGTCGATGGTTACTCTGAAGAATTCGAGCAGACGTTTCTCGATCTGATGAGGCGGAGCCACCGTTTCTCTCGTATCGCTGCCACTGTTGTCTACAATGAGTATATTAACGATAGACATCATGTTCACATGAATTCGACGGAGTGGGCGACGTTGACGGAGTTTATCAAGCATCTTGGGAAAACTGGTAAGTGTAAGGTTGAAGAAACTCCTAAAGGTTGGTTTATTACTTATATAGATAGAGATTCTGAGACTTTGTTTAAGGAGAGGTTGAAGAATAAGAGAGTTAAGAGTGATTTAGCTGAGGAGGAGAAGCAAGAGAGGGAGATTCAGAGACAGATTGAGAGAGCTGCTGAGAAATTgaatggtggtggtggtgaaggTGAAACCAGTGGTAATGATGAAGTTGtggatgatggtgatgatgagaggaagaaagatgaagactTGAGGTTGAAGAGTGGGGTCAAGGTTGGATTTGCTCTTGGTGGAGGTGTTAAACAGGTTGCTACGGGTAAAGAGAGAGGGGAAAGCTCGAAACTTTTGTTTGGGGATGAAGAGAATGACAAGGTTGAGAGAggggagaagaggaagagaagtgGGGACTCCGGGAGGAGCGAGAAGGAGAGGAGATCAGCTTTGGATGAGTTGatgaaggaggaagagaagaagaaggagaggatGAATCGGAAAGATTACTGGTTGTTCGAAGGGATCATTGTGAAGGTGATGAGTAAGGCTTTGGCAGAGAAAGGGTATTATAAGCAAAAAGGTGTTGTGAAGAAAGTGATTGATAATTATGTTGGGGAGATCAAAATGCTTGATTCTAAACATGTGTTGAGAGTTGATCAAAAGGAGCTAGAGACTGTGCTTCCACAAATTGGAGGGATGGTGAAGATAGTGAATGGGGCATATCGTGGTTCGAATGCAAGGTTGTTGGGTGTGGATACAGAGAAGTTCTGTGCTAAAGTGCAGATCGAGAAAGGTGTCTATGATGGAAGAGTCATCAAGTCCATTGAGTACGAGGACATATGCAAACTTGCTTAG